The following coding sequences are from one Microbacterium wangchenii window:
- a CDS encoding Fur family transcriptional regulator produces the protein MAQRNTWQRERVREALTDARGFVSAQSLHATLREENTGIGLATVYRTLAGMAAQGEADSLQSPEGENLFRACTSAGHHHHLICRSCGLTVEIAATDVEQWARATAAQHGFIEAEHVVDIFGRCASCAAAQREQA, from the coding sequence ATGGCCCAGCGCAACACGTGGCAGCGCGAACGCGTGCGTGAGGCGCTCACCGACGCCCGCGGCTTCGTGAGCGCCCAGTCGCTGCACGCCACCTTGCGCGAAGAGAACACCGGCATCGGGCTGGCCACGGTGTACCGCACGCTGGCCGGAATGGCCGCGCAGGGCGAGGCCGACTCCCTGCAGAGCCCCGAGGGCGAGAACCTCTTCCGTGCCTGCACGTCGGCGGGCCACCACCATCACCTCATCTGCCGTTCGTGCGGGCTGACGGTGGAGATCGCCGCCACCGACGTGGAGCAGTGGGCGCGCGCCACCGCCGCCCAGCACGGGTTCATCGAAGCCGAGCACGTCGTCGACATCTTCGGCCGGTGCGCGTCGTGCGCGGCCGCGCAGCGAGAGCAGGCGTGA
- a CDS encoding cupin domain-containing protein translates to MTAPTRPYEVTELGALDQWRAHFGGFRPETSREGRRVVDFDLPLQYIGLTANALAPGEEAGYWHTHSRIEEVYLFLDGRGQMGLDEDVVDVGPGTVVRVGQGVWRTWRALPDADSELRWICIRAGGYELPELPDDATRDAERPAPW, encoded by the coding sequence ATGACCGCACCCACCCGCCCCTACGAGGTGACCGAACTGGGCGCCCTGGATCAGTGGCGCGCCCACTTCGGCGGCTTCCGGCCGGAGACCTCCCGCGAGGGGCGCCGCGTCGTCGACTTCGATCTGCCGCTGCAGTACATCGGTCTCACCGCCAACGCGCTGGCACCGGGCGAGGAGGCGGGGTACTGGCACACGCATTCCCGCATCGAGGAGGTGTACCTCTTCCTCGACGGCCGCGGGCAGATGGGGCTGGACGAGGACGTCGTCGACGTCGGCCCGGGAACGGTCGTGCGCGTGGGCCAGGGGGTCTGGCGCACGTGGCGCGCCCTGCCCGACGCCGACTCGGAGCTGCGGTGGATCTGCATCCGGGCCGGTGGGTACGAGCTGCCCGAACTGCCCGACGACGCCACGCGCGACGCCGAGCGTCCTGCGCCGTGGTGA
- a CDS encoding DUF6157 family protein, translating to MTTNYRNTFIAVAPDCPAPAAEAPPAGATPTVASLQYDLLRDHPYELTSDEVLFAVYAIRSGIDDARRTEEWERFFAKDHACLRASPLPKRYGWGLHHDGEGRVALVGLGTPEYDEFQRRTDLTQKAAMRSSRKG from the coding sequence GTGACCACCAACTACCGGAACACCTTCATCGCCGTCGCGCCGGACTGCCCCGCCCCCGCGGCCGAGGCGCCACCGGCCGGCGCCACGCCCACGGTCGCGTCGCTGCAGTACGACCTTCTCCGCGACCATCCGTACGAACTGACCTCGGACGAGGTCCTCTTCGCGGTGTACGCGATCCGCTCGGGCATCGACGACGCGCGGCGGACCGAGGAGTGGGAGCGGTTCTTCGCGAAGGATCACGCCTGCCTGCGCGCCTCGCCGCTGCCCAAGCGATACGGATGGGGGTTGCACCACGACGGCGAGGGGCGGGTCGCGCTCGTGGGCCTGGGCACCCCCGAGTACGACGAGTTCCAGCGCCGCACCGACCTCACGCAGAAGGCCGCCATGCGCTCCTCCCGGAAGGGATGA
- a CDS encoding helix-turn-helix transcriptional regulator, protein MSARRTRAISASERTGVLQPANLARFDARWIVPPDDVREIVDTYWAVRWHLDAGESIAQRIIDHPSVTFSIEHGDVDAPFVVTSARSHAWTRTLAGRGDVFAIRLRPAGLAVLSDLDPASLGPEQELTAALDARAHALLERIASAPDPARRAELADALVRARLAERPLRASQRIANAALEALTAQPHVQRIHDVAALLGTSERTLQRALRTHVGRGPGEIARRIRLQEVVRCLSVADGDIAGIAVDLGYVDQAHLTNEFRRVAGVTPGAYVEALARTQAALRGPAA, encoded by the coding sequence ATGAGCGCGCGACGGACACGAGCGATCAGCGCGAGCGAGCGCACCGGCGTGCTGCAGCCGGCCAACCTCGCGCGATTCGATGCGCGGTGGATCGTCCCGCCCGACGACGTCCGCGAGATCGTGGACACCTACTGGGCGGTGCGTTGGCATCTCGACGCCGGCGAGTCCATCGCGCAGCGCATCATCGACCACCCCTCCGTCACCTTCAGCATCGAGCACGGCGACGTGGACGCTCCGTTCGTCGTGACCTCGGCCCGCTCCCACGCGTGGACGCGCACTCTCGCCGGACGCGGCGACGTCTTCGCGATCCGGCTGCGGCCTGCGGGTCTCGCGGTCCTGTCCGACCTCGACCCGGCGTCGCTGGGCCCCGAGCAGGAGCTGACGGCCGCGCTCGACGCCCGCGCGCACGCGCTGCTCGAGCGGATCGCGTCCGCCCCCGACCCGGCGCGCCGCGCGGAGCTGGCCGACGCGCTCGTGCGCGCGCGGCTCGCCGAGCGGCCGCTGCGGGCGTCTCAGCGGATCGCGAACGCGGCGCTGGAGGCCCTCACCGCCCAGCCGCACGTGCAGCGGATCCACGACGTCGCGGCGCTGCTGGGCACCAGCGAGCGGACGCTCCAGCGGGCGCTGCGGACGCACGTCGGGCGCGGCCCGGGCGAGATCGCGCGCCGCATCCGGCTCCAGGAGGTCGTGCGGTGTCTGTCCGTGGCGGACGGCGACATCGCCGGGATCGCCGTCGATCTCGGTTACGTCGACCAGGCGCATCTGACCAACGAGTTCCGCCGGGTTGCCGGTGTCACCCCCGGCGCCTACGTCGAGGCCCTCGCCCGGACGCAGGCCGCTCTTCGCGGGCCGGCGGCCTGA
- a CDS encoding metal ABC transporter permease translates to MGADAWDALFGGLPDYGAILALVSNSLIAGAVLGLVGGLIGVFVMQRDMAFAVHGISELSFAGAAAALLLGFDVITGSILGSVLAAAIIGWLGARARDRNSIIGVLMPFGLGLGILFLSLYDGRSANRFSLLTGQIVSVQSGQLGWLIAIGAAVLVALLLIWRPLRFDSLDPQSAAARGVPTTAVSLAFMLLLGLVVAVAVHIIGALLVMALLVTPAAAAMRVASGPVSVPVLAAVFGFVSAVGGILLAVAGTLPVSPYITTISFVIYLVCRVIGTRRDRVVRARA, encoded by the coding sequence ATGGGCGCGGATGCGTGGGACGCTCTGTTCGGCGGGCTCCCCGATTACGGCGCGATCCTCGCCCTGGTGTCCAACTCCCTCATCGCGGGTGCCGTGCTGGGGCTGGTGGGCGGGCTCATCGGCGTCTTCGTCATGCAGCGCGACATGGCCTTCGCCGTGCACGGGATCAGCGAGCTGTCGTTCGCCGGCGCGGCGGCGGCGCTGCTGCTGGGCTTCGACGTCATCACCGGTTCGATTCTCGGATCCGTGCTGGCCGCCGCGATCATCGGATGGCTCGGTGCCCGCGCGCGCGACCGCAACTCGATCATCGGGGTGCTGATGCCCTTCGGCTTGGGGCTGGGCATCCTCTTCCTGTCGCTCTACGACGGCCGCAGCGCGAACCGGTTCAGCCTGCTGACGGGCCAGATCGTGTCGGTCCAGAGCGGGCAGCTCGGCTGGCTGATCGCGATCGGAGCGGCGGTGCTCGTGGCGCTGCTGCTCATCTGGCGGCCGTTGCGGTTCGACTCCCTCGACCCGCAGTCCGCCGCCGCGCGCGGGGTGCCCACCACCGCGGTCTCGCTCGCGTTCATGCTGCTGCTCGGCCTCGTCGTGGCCGTCGCAGTGCACATCATCGGCGCGCTGCTGGTCATGGCGCTGCTGGTCACCCCCGCCGCCGCGGCCATGCGCGTGGCCTCCGGGCCGGTGTCGGTGCCGGTGCTGGCGGCGGTGTTCGGGTTCGTCTCCGCCGTCGGCGGCATCCTCCTCGCCGTCGCCGGAACCCTGCCGGTGAGCCCCTACATCACCACGATCTCGTTCGTCATCTACCTCGTGTGCCGCGTCATCGGCACCCGGCGCGACCGGGTCGTCCGCGCCCGCGCCTGA
- a CDS encoding metal ABC transporter ATP-binding protein, translating into MTTAPPLQIRGAALRRGDHTLWSGLDLEVQPGELIAVLGPSGSGKTTLLRAILGLEPLSAGSIHALGTEVRRPGNRRIGYIPQQRPLPAETPLRGRDLVGLGVDGHRFGFPFPRRGDRARIDRLVREVGAEDFADRPVGLLSGGEQQRLRVGQALADAPPLLLCDEPLTSLDLANQQAVVRLIDRHRRNTGAAVMLVTHDINPVLGKVDRILYLAGGRFMLGRPDDVLNSRVLSDLYGAPVYVLRAADRLVVVGAPDAEDTHHHHHHHDSEGGH; encoded by the coding sequence GTGACGACCGCACCTCCCCTCCAGATCCGCGGGGCAGCGCTGCGTCGCGGAGACCACACGCTGTGGAGCGGGCTGGACCTCGAGGTGCAGCCCGGCGAGCTCATCGCGGTCCTGGGCCCCAGCGGCTCGGGCAAGACGACGCTGCTGCGCGCCATCCTCGGTCTGGAACCGCTCAGCGCCGGCAGCATCCACGCCCTCGGCACCGAGGTCCGCCGGCCCGGCAACCGCCGCATCGGCTACATCCCGCAGCAGCGGCCGCTGCCCGCCGAGACCCCGCTGCGCGGGCGCGACCTCGTCGGCCTCGGCGTCGACGGGCACCGGTTCGGCTTCCCGTTCCCGCGGCGCGGCGACCGCGCGCGGATCGATCGCCTCGTACGGGAGGTGGGCGCCGAGGACTTCGCCGACCGCCCGGTGGGCCTCCTCTCCGGCGGCGAGCAGCAGCGGCTGCGCGTCGGTCAGGCCCTCGCGGATGCTCCGCCGCTGCTGCTGTGCGATGAACCGCTCACGAGCCTCGACCTCGCCAATCAGCAGGCCGTCGTGCGCCTCATCGACCGCCACCGCCGGAACACCGGCGCCGCCGTGATGCTGGTCACCCACGACATCAACCCGGTGCTCGGCAAGGTCGACCGCATCCTCTACCTCGCCGGCGGCCGTTTCATGCTGGGCCGCCCCGACGACGTACTCAACTCCCGCGTCCTCAGCGACCTCTACGGCGCGCCCGTGTACGTGCTCCGCGCCGCCGACCGGCTCGTCGTGGTCGGTGCCCCCGACGCCGAGGACACGCACCACCACCACCACCACCACGACTCCGAGGGCGGGCACTGA
- a CDS encoding metal ABC transporter solute-binding protein, Zn/Mn family, with protein MTSSRLAPLSLLAVSALALAGCASGPDADDGAVRVVASTDVYGQIAEAIGGDAVEVTSIVTSGAQDPHSFEPSAQDQLAVSRADLILENGGGYDGFIDALIESSGVDAPVLTAAEFSHDWPENAGHEAEAAHTDDAEDEHTEHDHGDHAHVEGFNEHVWYDPHAMAHFAEAIADELTALDPDRAEDFAANLEEFEAGIAEVEDALAAVATSDAGAQVFVTEPVALYLVTAADLHNVTPPAFTEAVEEGQDVPPSTLLEALRLLEDGDVRVVIANAQTGGPETEEAIRAAESAGIPVVEFAETLPEGQTYLSWMDENVAALADALSR; from the coding sequence ATGACGTCCTCGCGCCTGGCTCCGCTCTCCCTGCTCGCCGTGTCCGCCCTGGCGCTCGCCGGCTGCGCGAGCGGCCCCGACGCCGACGACGGAGCGGTCCGGGTGGTCGCCTCCACCGACGTCTACGGGCAGATCGCCGAGGCGATCGGCGGGGATGCGGTGGAAGTCACCTCGATCGTCACGTCGGGGGCGCAGGATCCGCACTCCTTCGAACCGAGCGCGCAGGACCAGCTCGCGGTGAGCCGCGCCGACCTCATCCTGGAGAACGGCGGCGGCTACGACGGGTTCATCGACGCCCTCATCGAGTCCTCGGGCGTGGATGCGCCGGTCCTGACCGCCGCGGAGTTCTCCCACGACTGGCCCGAGAACGCGGGGCACGAGGCGGAGGCCGCGCACACCGACGACGCCGAAGACGAGCACACCGAGCACGACCACGGCGACCACGCCCACGTCGAGGGGTTCAACGAGCACGTCTGGTACGACCCGCACGCCATGGCGCACTTCGCCGAGGCCATCGCCGACGAGCTCACCGCCCTCGACCCCGACCGGGCGGAGGACTTCGCCGCGAACCTCGAGGAGTTCGAGGCGGGCATCGCCGAGGTCGAGGACGCGCTCGCCGCCGTCGCGACGAGCGACGCGGGCGCCCAGGTGTTCGTGACCGAGCCGGTCGCGCTGTACCTCGTCACCGCCGCAGACCTGCACAACGTCACCCCGCCCGCGTTCACCGAGGCCGTCGAGGAAGGCCAGGACGTGCCGCCGTCGACGCTGCTGGAGGCCCTGCGCCTCCTCGAGGACGGCGACGTGCGCGTCGTGATCGCCAACGCCCAGACCGGCGGGCCGGAGACCGAGGAGGCCATCCGCGCCGCCGAAAGCGCCGGCATCCCGGTGGTGGAGTTCGCGGAGACGCTCCCGGAGGGTCAGACTTACCTTTCGTGGATGGACGAGAACGTCGCGGCGCTGGCCGACGCGCTGAGCCGGTGA